From Cotesia glomerata isolate CgM1 linkage group LG3, MPM_Cglom_v2.3, whole genome shotgun sequence:
actgtaattattgacttacttggactggtaaaatgtatattttaaaagtataatttttactgtttcaaatgttaaattctcccagagtgagacccccttctctttcatctgagttccccttctcatAATATGAactatatattatttttttttatttttgagttttacttgtataccgttatctggtttttacaaggctgataTCCCACTTTATCTCCATTCTATACTCCCTCTTtattgcggctgtggaccgacttgtgctttctgtaccgtattcactgaacctcaccttctcaggctgttggaacagaatcatggggaaaccacagagaaaaacccatgatagtacagtcggagctgggctaagtctacagtgattgataagaaactcttctttatcgaccactggagcattaggcccctctcctagtgtgcagagatccctcgcgctagccaacgttgactagagtggtcacccattcaagttgttgcttaaatgtgtgatcgcccaaagtcagacgtgtgccgcccgtttatctctgccacttccagAGGCTGGCATTTccaatcactgaaaaatattggtgcgtgctgggatcgaacccgAGTCCCACTCTTTTGAAAAACGAGCACCGAGCCCGACCAGGCCATTGCCAGCCTTTAATATaaactatatattaaaatggcaatttttactgtttgaaactgtaattttttaagatgaaagagtcgttatttactagtgacagctactaatcacttattttggatattaaattataaattgtggcttttatactttctacattaagttctgtatatttatatttttgccaccctgATGTCcactttactgtttgaaactacaaaaattaaccggaatccgagtgaatattacagtttactttttttcgtgtaatattgaatttatataaaattatgattgagtataaaaatttaatttataatgaattaaccaacaattttaagaatatttgaTGTAACAATAAAAGATAGAtaagattaattaatatcatttagtaattgaagtaaaaagtaaatttttcaataaaataaaaatgaatgataataataaattaaagttccAACAAACCTAATACTCGAGTGTGCTAAATCTTCGGAAGCGCCAATAGCTCTCAAGACATAACTAGGCTCTAAACTGGCACTCGTGCAAGCAGAACCGCTGCTCAGAGCAATATCTTTCAGTGCCATCAACAAAGACTCTCCTTCAACGTACGCGAAAGACAAATTAACACATCCTGGGTACCAAGCAACCGGGTCACCGTTCCGTATTACTTGAGGTAAATTTGAAGATATCTTCTCGATTAAATGATTCGCAAGATGTGTTATATGTTTCTTATCATACTAAAATCAAGACACACTGTTAATTAACTCATTaactacttaattatttaatgataacgataaaaaatgaatgtttACTAACTTCCATTTCATTTTTAGACAATTCACAAGCGGCACCGAGTCCCACAACCAACGGAGTAGGCACAGTACCACTTCTCATGCCTCGTTCCTGTCCTCCGCCACTTTGGATCGGTTCTACACGAACTCTGGGTCTTCTTCTTACGTACAGAGCACCGACACCCTTAGGACCATATATTTTGTGGCCGCTCATCGACATTAGGTCAATGTTCATCGCTTGTACATCTATTGGAATTTTTCCCACCGCTTGCGCTGCATCTGTGTGGAAAAATACTTTCTTTTGTCTAGAAAAcaagaatttttaatgtaactaataaaaataataaatttttctataattaataaccaaaaaaattatttgtgaaaaataaaattaccgaCAAATTTTTCCTATTTCTTCGACAGGTTGTCGTACTCCGATTTCATTATTGACGGTCATTACCGATACAAGAGAGGTGTCAGGTCTAATTGATGATTCTAATTGCTCTAAGTCAATCAAGCCGTTTGAATTAACAGATAGATATGTTACGTCAAATCCTTCAGCTTGAAGTGCTCGACATGAATCTAATACACACTTGTGttcctaaataaataaaaaacaattaattaaattgttaaacgcaaatataaatacatatctTCTTCAaacttttatctttaatagtttattttactACTATGATGcatgtaaaaaattgtacaatGATTATGCTGGAAGATCTAGACACAAAAAGATAAAACTATGTAAAATCAATAAGACTAGATATTGTCAAAGTTCATACTACGttgctataaaatattttaatcttttgccaactgaatataaataattggcGGAAATTAATGAGACGAACaaggttaaaataaaaaaataattaacaaatacaCAGAATCAACTAAGTTtctaaaattactaaatacaaaataaaataaggcttaaaatactaaaaaccaaatatgaaatatgtcaaaatttaattgtaatttctCTTTAGAAGGCTCATGAGAGAGTGattcagttattaattaatattattgtttataattaggCATTAGGCCTATCTCTTTTTTCCTACCCTATATATAGTCAATCATTTGTCTCTATAGGGATTATATGTAGTTATGTGTACAActttatatgtatttttgagaaataaataaatataagtaattGTAAATGAAGTGTACTTACTGTTTGAGTCGTCACAATGTGTTTTTTCTTGGCTTTATAAAATCTAGCAACTCCTTTTACGGAAATGTTATTGCACTCAGTAGCACCGGAtgtgaaaattatttcctttttatCTGCGTTTATTAAATCGGCTACTTGctgtagtaatttttaatcaaattaatttggttaatataaatatttttttttttaattcattattattattaattggaGTAATTACCTGACGGGCATGTTCAACAGCTGCTTCAGACTCCCAGCCATACATATGTGTCCGTGAATGAGGATTACCATGGTACGCTGTTAGGTATGGCATCATCTTATCCAATACTCTTGGgtccttaataaataaatgtatttttaggaaaaataatatttaaattgatcatttatctttaaaaaaaatatttcaggtatttaattaaatttagtctTTACTATAGTTTATTATATCGCGTTATTAatgccaaaattttttttctccaatcAATTAGGGaatgaataaaagtaaaaatctgGTTGaaaaacgtaaaaaaaattttttccggcgTACTTTTtggcttttaaaaaaaaatttttaaagtctaaaagacatgtataaaaaaatagccAAAGTACCTCCAAACGTCGAGacctaatgaaaaaattatttttggaaatttaactgaaaataCTATCACAGcccatttttttgtaattgtcaatttttataaggtgaaattaaaaattttattttaatgttttcagcgaattttcatcaaatacgaaaaattgaaaattaaacaaaattgagATGTGTGAGTGTTTTCAGTctcacttcaaaaaattaatttttcggtAGATTTCGACATTTTAAGATCATTAGAAGCTACTTTgactattttttcatatacacccttttggctttaaaaaaatttttttttaaagctaaaagggcgtgttgaaaaaaaaaatttttgcgtttTTCAACcagatttttacttttttacatTCCCTAGTTgattggagaaaaaaaaagtttttttttacacgctgTTTTGGCATTAGTAACGCgatataaattcaaatatgtctaaaattaattggtcataataatagtaatatattCATGACATTGAAATCAGTAgacacttgaaaatttttttatttttagtaaaaagtGTTATTAATCATTGCATTCATAATTCTTTAAagcttttaaatataaaattttttaaataaatttttcttgctaaaatgtacttgttaaaaaaatgatcaaatgtctctcaatttcagtataatatatattcagttatttgaaaacttttaatttttttta
This genomic window contains:
- the LOC123260545 gene encoding cysteine desulfurase, mitochondrial isoform X1, with product MMLRPSRTLVTALQRVKDCCPILRTVRQRSDVSEFESPITDEYKRGPAEGRSLYLDAQATTPMDPRVLDKMMPYLTAYHGNPHSRTHMYGWESEAAVEHARQQVADLINADKKEIIFTSGATECNNISVKGVARFYKAKKKHIVTTQTEHKCVLDSCRALQAEGFDVTYLSVNSNGLIDLEQLESSIRPDTSLVSVMTVNNEIGVRQPVEEIGKICRQKKVFFHTDAAQAVGKIPIDVQAMNIDLMSMSGHKIYGPKGVGALYVRRRPRVRVEPIQSGGGQERGMRSGTVPTPLVVGLGAACELSKNEMEYDKKHITHLANHLIEKISSNLPQVIRNGDPVAWYPGCVNLSFAYVEGESLLMALKDIALSSGSACTSASLEPSYVLRAIGASEDLAHSSIRFGIGRFTTLEEINYTAESTIRHVKRLRDMSPLWEMVQDGIDLKTIKWTQH
- the LOC123260545 gene encoding cysteine desulfurase, mitochondrial isoform X2; translation: MMLRPSRTLVTALQRVKDCCPILRTVRQRSDVSEFESPITDEYKRGPAEGRSLYLDAQATTPMDPRVLDKMMPYLTAYHGNPHSRTHMYGWESEAAVEHARQQVADLINADKKEIIFTSGATECNNISVKGVARFYKAKKKHIVTTQTEHKCVLDSCRALQAEGFDVTYLSVNSNGLIDLEQLESSIRPDTSLVSVMTVNNEIGVRQPVEEIGKICRQKKVFFHTDAAQAVGKIPIDVQAMNIDLMSMSGHKIYGPKGVGALYVRRRPRVRVEPIQSGGGQERGMRSGTVPTPLVVGLGAACELSKNEMEYDKKHITHLANHLIEKISSNLPQVIRNGDPVAWYPGCVNLSFAYVEGESLLMALKDIALSSGSACTSASLEPSYVLRAIGASEDLAHSSIRFY